The following are from one region of the Nostoc cf. commune SO-36 genome:
- a CDS encoding DUF2252 domain-containing protein — protein MSISISAIIFVLILILGFISPVQSATLRSTWVENEIYQYNHPFAAQLPQELATKMQKMKASPFAFYRGTSHIFYRDMQTLPSSGFVNSSTSAIWLEGDMHLQNLGGMRDSNDNNVFDTTDFDESYLGPYVWDLRRMAVSILLAAKENGLSSSDAQDIVRNFLDAYLNKMSDFKGTNDELSYHLESSNTNGVVKDLIQKASHESRSKLLTKYTQLNNSNNRIFQTTSKFQPVSNNTYSDIAGAMSSYIASIPSSKRYNSSYYALKDIRLKLGSGTGSLGKYRYYLLIEGPSSATDDDRILEMKQEGSSAVAIALPGLLPTSVYGNQEGARVTIATKAMLSNTDPLLGYTTVSSIAFMLHEKSPYQVDFDYTLLTTKSKFMDATGYAGKIVAKNHAISDKDYDAAIIPISVDKEVTDIVSSKKAVFKDEIVNFAVNYATQLEYDYTSFVNAYKQGRQLY, from the coding sequence ATGTCTATATCTATATCTGCAATTATATTTGTCTTAATTTTAATTTTGGGGTTTATATCTCCAGTTCAATCTGCAACTCTCCGTTCAACTTGGGTCGAGAATGAAATTTACCAATACAATCATCCCTTTGCTGCTCAATTGCCTCAAGAACTGGCAACGAAAATGCAAAAAATGAAGGCTAGCCCTTTTGCCTTTTATCGGGGAACATCTCACATTTTTTATCGTGATATGCAGACCTTACCAAGTTCAGGATTCGTGAATTCTTCAACCTCAGCCATCTGGTTAGAGGGAGATATGCATCTGCAAAATCTTGGAGGGATGAGAGATAGCAACGACAACAACGTTTTTGACACCACCGATTTTGATGAAAGCTATCTTGGCCCCTACGTTTGGGACTTGCGACGGATGGCAGTCTCTATTTTGTTAGCAGCTAAAGAGAATGGTCTTAGCTCAAGTGACGCTCAAGATATTGTCCGTAATTTTTTGGATGCTTATCTGAACAAGATGAGTGATTTTAAAGGAACCAACGACGAACTTTCATACCATTTGGAATCTAGCAATACAAACGGTGTGGTCAAAGATTTGATTCAAAAAGCCTCGCATGAAAGCCGTTCTAAATTGCTAACCAAGTACACGCAGTTAAATAACAGTAACAATCGAATATTTCAGACGACCTCGAAATTTCAGCCTGTATCTAACAACACCTATTCCGACATTGCTGGGGCTATGAGCAGCTACATCGCCTCAATTCCTAGTAGTAAGCGCTACAACAGTAGTTACTACGCTCTTAAAGACATTCGGCTAAAATTAGGCTCAGGCACTGGTAGTCTTGGTAAGTATCGATATTATTTACTGATTGAAGGGCCAAGTTCAGCAACCGACGACGATCGCATTTTGGAGATGAAGCAAGAAGGTAGTAGTGCAGTTGCGATCGCACTTCCAGGTCTGCTGCCTACTTCAGTCTACGGAAACCAAGAAGGAGCGAGAGTGACAATTGCCACCAAAGCAATGCTCTCTAATACTGATCCATTGCTTGGCTACACTACAGTCAGCAGCATAGCCTTTATGCTGCATGAAAAATCACCCTACCAAGTTGACTTTGACTATACCTTGCTAACCACTAAGTCAAAATTCATGGATGCGACGGGGTATGCAGGAAAGATCGTTGCCAAAAACCATGCAATCTCTGATAAAGATTACGATGCTGCAATTATTCCCATCAGCGTTGACAAAGAAGTGACTGATATTGTGAGCAGTAAAAAAGCTGTATTTAAAGACGAAATTGTTAACTTTGCAGTAAACTATGCAACTCAATTGGAGTATGACTACACGAGTTTTGTAAATGCTTATAAGCAAGGAAGGCAATTATACTAG
- a CDS encoding ABC transporter permease — protein MFLDILASLQRLFVGYIPAAVLGSFIGYLIGINSMVYQLFRLIFQIPHSIPPIALLPIALIVFQENESAAIIVVFLGTLWTMIINTAIGMRHFQRQNNNFRVAIFHVFHALKVSIWVAWFIVISTEMLIGPKGLGFTLWEAYKAGNADYIIQVILYIGIIGFLLDQLLDFAAYLLSQMVSDGKKSS, from the coding sequence ATGTTTTTAGACATTTTAGCTAGCCTACAAAGGTTATTTGTTGGTTACATTCCCGCTGCTGTATTAGGTAGTTTCATCGGATATTTAATAGGTATCAATAGCATGGTATATCAGCTATTTAGGCTGATATTTCAGATACCACATAGTATCCCTCCTATAGCTTTATTACCTATTGCTTTAATAGTATTTCAAGAGAATGAATCGGCTGCTATTATAGTAGTTTTTCTGGGAACTCTCTGGACAATGATCATTAATACTGCAATAGGTATGCGACATTTTCAGAGACAGAATAATAACTTTAGAGTAGCTATATTTCATGTATTTCATGCGTTGAAAGTTAGCATTTGGGTAGCCTGGTTTATAGTTATTTCCACAGAAATGTTAATCGGCCCAAAAGGGCTTGGCTTTACTCTCTGGGAGGCTTATAAAGCTGGCAATGCTGATTACATAATTCAGGTAATCCTCTACATCGGCATTATTGGCTTTTTGCTGGATCAGTTACTAGATTTCGCAGCCTATCTTCTCTCGCAAATGGTTTCAGATGGGAAAAAATCTTCCTAA
- a CDS encoding galactose oxidase-like domain-containing protein: MTQSNNKTDLLQETDLGTVVAQATTTDKWQVLPYSAPILPIHAALLRTGKVFFFCGSGNDPNRLNTPYDSVVWDVNNGTFTRQAPPLDSNNQPIDIFCAGHSFRPNGMLLVAGGTLRYDPFYGSPSALLFDPDTEKWVKIPSMNNGRWYPTVLTLGSGRILAVSGPDKDGKLNRQPEIYSVNFPNGWNAFPITSALPAYLHLFLLSNGDIFYSGAQMGGTGVTPRILTLPGAFTQSITEKVVPGLQNPGFGGDQAASVLLPPAQDQKVMIIGGGGGTAINRVNIVDLKAINPTYVAAKPLNYARKHHSAVLLPDRTVFVCNGSKINEDTTQSMLPAEIYNPATNTWTVVAKQNVPRVYHSVALLLPDGRVVTAGGNPKRTVNELRLEIYSPAYMSRPRPIIQSVPQITLSYGLQFTIQTPQAANIKWVSLIKPMATTHSCDAEQRLVDVPINFRDATSLNVTITDNRNIAPPGWYMIFITDNNGTPSVATWRRVS; the protein is encoded by the coding sequence ATGACTCAATCTAATAACAAGACTGATCTTCTCCAGGAAACGGATTTAGGAACTGTTGTAGCTCAAGCTACTACTACAGACAAATGGCAAGTCTTGCCGTACAGTGCCCCAATCCTACCCATACATGCTGCCCTACTCCGTACTGGTAAGGTATTCTTTTTTTGTGGCTCAGGTAATGATCCCAATCGGTTAAATACTCCCTATGACAGTGTGGTCTGGGATGTAAACAATGGAACCTTTACCCGTCAAGCACCTCCATTGGATAGTAATAATCAACCTATTGACATTTTTTGCGCTGGTCACTCCTTCCGCCCTAATGGTATGTTGCTGGTTGCAGGTGGAACTTTGCGCTATGACCCATTTTATGGTTCTCCCTCTGCTCTCCTGTTTGATCCCGATACTGAAAAATGGGTCAAGATACCATCAATGAATAATGGCCGCTGGTATCCTACTGTGTTAACACTAGGCAGCGGTCGAATATTAGCAGTGTCTGGGCCGGATAAAGATGGCAAGCTCAATAGACAACCAGAAATTTATTCTGTTAACTTTCCAAATGGTTGGAATGCTTTTCCAATAACTAGTGCCTTACCTGCATATTTACATTTGTTTTTACTAAGTAATGGAGACATCTTTTATTCAGGTGCTCAGATGGGTGGCACTGGAGTGACACCAAGGATATTAACCCTGCCAGGGGCATTTACACAATCCATTACAGAGAAAGTAGTGCCAGGGCTGCAAAACCCAGGTTTCGGCGGCGATCAAGCTGCCAGTGTTCTTTTACCACCTGCACAAGATCAAAAGGTCATGATTATCGGTGGGGGCGGTGGTACTGCAATAAACAGGGTGAATATTGTAGATTTAAAAGCTATTAACCCAACTTACGTAGCAGCAAAGCCTTTAAACTATGCCCGGAAGCATCACAGCGCAGTTTTGTTGCCCGATCGCACAGTCTTTGTTTGCAATGGTAGCAAAATAAATGAGGACACAACACAATCAATGCTGCCAGCAGAAATCTACAATCCAGCTACAAATACTTGGACAGTGGTAGCTAAACAAAATGTCCCCCGTGTATATCACTCGGTGGCCTTGCTCTTACCAGATGGTAGGGTAGTCACAGCTGGAGGCAATCCTAAACGAACGGTCAATGAACTGCGATTAGAAATTTACAGTCCTGCGTATATGTCTCGCCCACGACCAATTATTCAGAGCGTTCCTCAAATAACATTGAGCTACGGGCTACAATTTACAATTCAGACACCCCAGGCTGCGAATATTAAATGGGTTAGTCTGATTAAACCAATGGCAACTACCCATTCCTGCGATGCTGAACAAAGGTTAGTGGATGTACCAATTAATTTTAGGGATGCCACTTCTCTCAATGTCACGATAACAGACAATCGAAACATCGCACCGCCAGGTTGGTACATGATTTTTATTACTGACAATAATGGAACGCCGTCAGTAGCAACCTGGAGGCGCGTATCTTAG
- a CDS encoding NADP-dependent oxidoreductase produces the protein MSDLINKQVILKSRPVGEPKESDFALVETPIPESGEGEILSRTIYLSLDPYMRGRISAGKSYAASVELGSVIVGGTVSQVIKSNHPQFQVGDFVLSNNGWQTYAVSKGETLRKLDPTQAPLSYSLGVLGMPGLTAYAALLDIGQPKEGETVVVSAASGAVGAVVGQIAKIKGARVVGIVGSDDKRDYIVKELGFDVGINRKTQELDSALKEAAPNGIDVYYDNTAGVILETVLQQINLGARIPLVGLISEYNATSTPSGPNLMPLLIKRALIKGFLVSDYQHQFNDFLRDVSGWLQSGQLKYKEDIVVGLQNAPSAFIGLLRGDNFGKLIVKVNDNPTAA, from the coding sequence ATGTCTGATTTAATTAACAAACAAGTCATCCTTAAAAGTCGTCCAGTCGGCGAACCAAAGGAGAGTGATTTTGCTTTAGTAGAAACACCAATTCCCGAATCGGGTGAAGGGGAAATTCTTAGCCGCACCATTTATCTATCTCTAGATCCTTATATGCGTGGTCGCATTAGTGCAGGCAAGTCTTATGCTGCATCAGTAGAATTGGGTTCAGTTATTGTGGGTGGTACAGTCAGCCAAGTAATTAAATCAAATCATCCTCAATTTCAAGTTGGGGATTTTGTTCTTAGCAATAATGGTTGGCAAACTTATGCTGTATCTAAGGGTGAGACACTGCGTAAACTTGATCCGACTCAAGCACCTTTATCTTATAGTTTAGGTGTACTTGGTATGCCTGGTCTAACTGCTTATGCCGCTCTACTTGATATCGGCCAACCAAAAGAAGGTGAAACTGTAGTAGTTTCAGCCGCTTCTGGTGCTGTCGGTGCAGTAGTAGGTCAAATTGCCAAAATTAAAGGTGCGCGGGTCGTGGGAATTGTCGGGAGTGACGATAAGCGGGATTATATAGTTAAAGAATTAGGTTTTGATGTTGGCATTAATCGCAAAACTCAAGAACTTGATTCAGCCCTCAAAGAAGCTGCCCCTAATGGCATTGATGTTTACTATGACAATACAGCAGGTGTGATTTTAGAAACTGTATTGCAGCAGATAAACCTTGGGGCAAGAATTCCATTAGTAGGTTTGATTTCGGAGTATAACGCTACATCGACTCCATCAGGGCCTAATTTAATGCCGCTACTAATCAAACGGGCTTTAATCAAAGGTTTCTTAGTTAGCGATTATCAACATCAATTTAATGATTTTTTACGTGATGTTTCTGGATGGTTGCAGTCTGGTCAACTCAAGTATAAAGAAGATATAGTTGTTGGTTTACAAAACGCTCCGAGTGCTTTTATTGGTTTACTTCGAGGTGATAATTTTGGCAAGCTGATTGTTAAGGTCAATGATAACCCAACAGCAGCTTAA